From one Solanum stenotomum isolate F172 chromosome 12, ASM1918654v1, whole genome shotgun sequence genomic stretch:
- the LOC125848117 gene encoding uncharacterized protein LOC125848117 has translation MAENNSMEYIMEKASSSSIDLNEDNKGELEEEEEEEEEEVIEVEDSSEKEIEGNYNTSSDVEKKNVRQYVRSKLPRLRWTPDLHRSFVHAIERLGGQERATPKLVLQMMNVRGLSIAHVKSHLQMYRSKKLDESGQVLGRGNNRSMQGRSYFFRSHLSGQRYNPIQDFKMKNGAIVLARNFNYDNHALKHHSFSRPPYQAKTIFSRYLPWSSDNQGSLLNSKFQKGEDLLRMKSWQTPRQVVVEQNGIMPIRSTQFLEQKKFIPNQWEEKTAKNSHFLLQQNLGQSYSKWNCRNNALEQNLVTPCRIEMKEDKSSFEEKEWLPDLQLRLSTDDKINEKRMDQSDINTMLSL, from the exons ATGGCGGAAAATAATTCAATGGAATATATTATGGAAAaagcatcttcttcatccattgATCTGAATGAAGACAACAAAGGGGAACtcgaagaggaagaagaagaagaagaagaagaagtgattGAGGTGGAAGATAGTAGTGAGAAAGAAATTGAAGGAAATTATAATACTAGTAGTGATGTTGAAAAGAAAAACGTAAGGCAATATGTTCGATCAAAATTGCCTAGGTTACGTTGGACTCCAGACCTCCATCGCTCTTTTGTCCATGCCATTGAAAGACTTGGTGGTCAAGAAA gAGCCACACCTAAGTTGGTTCTACAAATGATGAATGTGAGAGGTCTAAGTATTGCTCATGTAAAAAGTCATCTACAG ATGTATCGAAGCAAGAAACTTGATGAATCTGGACAAG TGTTAGGGCGTGGTAATAATAGGTCAATGCAAGGAAGAAGCTATTTCTTTAGAAGCCACTTAAGTGGTCAAAGATATAACCCTATACAAGATTTCAAGATGAAGAATGGTGCCATTGTGTTAGCAAGGAATTTTAACTATGATAACCATGCACTTAAACACCATTCCTTTTCAAGACCCCCATATCAGGCCAAAACCATTTTTTCCAG GTACTTGCCGTGGTCTTCCGATAATCAAGGAAGTTTACTTAATAGCAAGTTTCAAAAAGGGGAAGATTTGTTGAGAATGAAGAGCTGGCAAACACCAAGACAAGTAGTAGTTGAACAAAATGGAATTATGCCAATTAGGTCAACCCAATTTCTTGAACAGAAAAAGTTCATCCCCAATCAATGGGAGGAGAAAACAGCTAAAAACTCCCATTTTTTGCTTCAACAAAATTTGGGACAATCATATTCCAAGTGGAACTGCAGAAACAATGCCCTTGAGCAAAATCTTGTGACACCTTGCAGGATTGAG ATGAAAGAAGACAAGAGTAGTTTTGAGGAAAAAGAATGGTTACCTGATTTGCAACTAAGATTAAGCACAGATGACAAGATTAATGAGAAGAGGATGGATCAGTCAGATATAAACACAATGCTTTCTCTTTAG
- the LOC125848138 gene encoding uncharacterized protein LOC125848138: MAKKQLDFNAPLLSVRKISSSLTPNERANKKMADKVPPNRQQSLPVKKSDWELTEVTKPVAVPFVWEQIPGRPKDDIEVRTSLRVERSSSPRLPPGRLPETVRFYSGERPRTHNIYRSPAEGLPWMDHAALLDSLVESIYTRGDRESEDGAYSDGPETMSPTESLSLNCSVSGLSGHQTSDLQPSGTFSIDSQTRDFMMSRFLPAAKAVVLETPQYVHKKPVSAEQPMPVKKLVPVERKPLVKPLESNPVSYYSSHPADVGSETEDDVPENPDKKPSKGWRFFPRICVKNSLCLLNPLPGLKVKTRAPTPSPQAVKRVSGTKPKMAQSPTSYAHEVKKLTRKAYSGPLEKNACDTINKQRFHSGVLSRELYKVDNRSMSGQLSNPNDSCKLVGISPGRRSRSGAISPYRNVAPPSPFNEGTRFLGVPKEMESLWASRFDSFRKGCYTVKDKAVPQRMGTGKFFDSPSEVVEKTLYIDSVDNVQISAPNAASLKPKGIVNSPDKNMKTLVENRKLLESLAAMAPIQGARRSDVLQKNSKQIVEKESSLDLIEASTISISTHKGPADQEFLKLKQNVDTVCGALESSKVHPCGNLVTENEDNQNAKDSKDSNLTSLESTLPPPLPKSPSESWLWRTLPSIPLRTPFLSFNSKKQNQKSQTDDTKWETIVKTSNLHKDHVRYSEELYTLGSCQQSKS; this comes from the exons ATGGCGAAAAAGCAGCTGGATTTCAATGCACCTCTTTTATCTGTGAGGAAAATATCATCATCTTTAACTCCCAATGAGAGAGCAAATAAAAAGATGGCAGATAAGGTACCACCAAATCGACAACAATCATTACCTGTCAAAAAATCAGATTGGGAATTGACTGAGGTGACAAAACCAGTAGCTGTTCCATTTGTGTGGGAACAGATCCCTGGAAGACCAAAAGATGACATTGAAGTCCGAACTAGCCTTCGTGTGGAGCGTTCAAGTAGTCCTAGGTTGCCTCCAGGAAGATTGCCAGAGACTGTTCGGTTCTATTCGGGTGAAAGGCCTCGTACTCATAACATTTACAGGTCTCCAGCTGAAGGACTTCCTTGGATGGATCATGCAGCTTTACTGGATAGCCTGGTGGAAAGTATATACACGAGAGGAGATAGAGAAAGTGAGGATGGTGCTTATTCTGATGGTCCTGAAACAATGTCACCTACCGAATCCTTATCCTTGAACTGCAGTGTCAGTGGTCTGAGCGGACATCAAACTTCAGATTTGCAACCATCTGGAACCTTTTCCATTGACTCCCAAACTAGAGACTTTATGATGAGTCGATTCTTGCCTGCAGCAAAAGCTGTTGTGTTGGAGACGCCTCAATACGTTCATAAAAAACCAGTCTCTGCTGAACAACCGATGCCAGTCAAAAAGCTGGTCCCTGTGGAACGAAAACCTTTGGTTAAGCCATTGGAGTCTAACCCTGTCTCATATTATAGTAGCCATCCAGCTGATGTAGGAAGTGAAACTGAAGATGATGTGCCTGAGAATCCGGACAAAAAGCCAAGCAAAGGGTGGAGATTTTTCCCTCGGATTTGTGTGAAGAATTCTTTGTGCCTATTAAATCCACTGCCAGGATTGAAAGTGAAGACACGTGCTCCGACACCCTCGCCTCAAGCAGTAAAGAGAGTTTCAGGAACGAAACCAAAGATGGCCCAGAGTCCCACATCTTATGCTCATGAAGTCAAGAAATTAACTAGAAAAGCTTATAGTGGTCCTCTTGAGAAG AATGCTTGTGATACCATTAATAAGCAAAGATTTCATTCTGGAGTACTGTCTCGCGAGCTGTACAAAGTTGATAATAGAAGTATGTCCGGGCAGCTGTCTAATCCAAATGACTCATGTAAGCTAGTTGGAATCTCTCCTGGCAGGCGTTCAAGAAGTGGGGCTATATCTCCTTATCGAAATGTAGCACCCCCATCTCCATTCAATGAGGGTACAAGGTTTCTTGGTGTCCCAAAGGAAATGGAGAGTCTTTGGGCTAGTCGCTTTGATTCATTCCGCAAAGGTTGCTACACTGTCAAGGACAAAGCAGTACCACAGAGAATGGGCACAGGAAAGTTTTTTGATTCGCCAAGTGAAGTAGTTGAGAAAACCTTGTACATAGATTCTGTAGATAATGTGCAAATTTCAGCCCCTAACGCTGCTTCTTTGAAACCCAAGGGAATAGTGAACTCCCCGGATAAGAATATGAAAACTCTGGTTGAAAACAGAAAACTGCTTGAAAGCTTGGCTGCCATGGCTCCTATTCAAGGTGCCAGGCGCTCAGATGTTTTACAGAAAAATAGCAAACAGATTGTTGAAAAGGAGTCTTCCCTTGATTTGATTGAAGCTTCTACAATTTCCATATCAACACACAAAGGTCCTGCTGATCAAGAGTTTTTGAAACTAAAGCAAAATGTTGATACAGTATGTGGAGCCTTAGAGTCTTCAAAAGTTCATCCTTGTGGGAATTTAGTTACAGAAAATGAAGATAACCAAAATGCAAAAGACTCAAAAGATTCTAACCTTACCTCCTTGGAATCTACTTTACCACCACCATTACCTAAATCTCCCTCTGAGTCTTGGCTTTGGCGCACGCTGCCTTCCATTCCTTTGAGAACTCCATTCTTGAGTTTTAACTCTAAGAAGCAGAATCAGAAGTCCCAAACTGATGATACCAAGTGGGAGACAATCGTGAAAACTTCTAATTTGCACAAGGATCATGTCCGTTACTCTGAG GAACTATATACTCTTGGTTCTTGTCAGCAGAGCAAATCTTGA